Within Acidobacteriota bacterium, the genomic segment TTCGTCGACCACGAAATCCTGGGGCAGGACGTGGAGAATCTCGCGTCCGCTCGGCAGGCTGACCGCGCGAGCCGCCTCGATCGCCCGCCGCACGTCGTCGCGCGTGATTTCCCGGTTCTTGCCCGCCACCGCCACGACGCCCCGGCTGTTGAAGCCCTTGATGTGGGTGCCCGACAGGCCGAGGTAGATGTTGTCGATCTCGATCCCGGCCGTCAGTTCGGCTTCGTCGATGGCCTTTCGAATCGACTCCACGGCCGCCTCGACATTGACCACCGCGCCGCGCCGGATGCCCTGCGAGTCGGCGACACCGAGGCCAATGATGCCGATGTCGCGACCGTCGAGGAACTCGCCGACGATGGCCGCCACCTTCGAGGTGCCGATGTCGAGCCCGACCAGATGCCGCTCTTTTCGTCCCACTCGTCCTCCGCCGCTATGGCTGGTGCCGCTCGCTTGGATCGCGCGAGGGTGGTGTCGTAGCCGGCCTGGCGGCCGCGCCGGTCGTCCCGCGTGCGGGACCGACATAGACGCGCTCGCCAAAGCGAAGATCCACGTAGTCAATCTCCGGCACACGCTGGCGCAGCGTGGCCTGGAGATCCGCGAATGTCTGCAGGCGTTCGGCGAACTGCGTGTCGCCGAGACGGAGGACGGCCGAATCGCCGTCGAGAATCACGTGCACATCGTGCGCGTCGCTGACATCGATCTGCGACACCCGGCGCGCCAGCGCCGGCCTGGTCCGTAGATCCGCCATGAGGCGGCCGACTGTCTGGGCGCGCGCGTGGTCGACCCGCGGCCTGGGCGAAACCGCGTCGCGGACGAGCCCGTCGATGATCGGCAGGTCGAGGTCCGAGTAGCGGGGACCGAATTCATCGATCGTGCCGGTCCCGTCCACCAGGTGGAGTTCGTGGCCAATCCGCGCAAGGCCCAGCGGCTTGCGCTCACGAATCTCGACCTCGATGGTCGCGGGCAGCCGCCGCCGCAGCGTCGCGTCGGCGACCCACGGCGAGGCCAGCAGGCGCGAACGCCAGCGGTCGAGGTCGATTGCGAGCAGACTGTCGCCCTTGAGACCGTCAAGGAGCGCGAGGATCTCGCTCTTCGGCACGCGCTGATTGCCCGTCACGCTGATGTGCTGGACCCGCAGCCATCGCAGGTCGGCTGCGGCGCGGGCGAACCAGTAGCCGCCGTAGATGAGCACACCGGCGACGACCAGGATCCGCGCGATGCGCACGATGGGCCGAACGCGGAGACGTCGCCGCCGCGGCGTGTGAACCTGGCTGCGAAGGAAGCGCTTGTCGGATGGTACGGTGACGGCCATCTCAGCCACCCCCTCCTTCCGTGCGCCGAAGCTCCGCGAGCAGGCGATCGCCAATACTGCTGATGGAACCGGCCCCGAGCGTGAAGACGGCGTCGCCCGGACGAACCAGCGACAGCACCATGGGCACCACGGCGTCGAGCCCCTTCACCAGGTGCACGGGCCGAGGCAGCCCGGCGTTCATCGCCGCCGCGAGCGCCTCGATTGTCACGCCGG encodes:
- a CDS encoding FtsQ-type POTRA domain-containing protein — encoded protein: MAVTVPSDKRFLRSQVHTPRRRRLRVRPIVRIARILVVAGVLIYGGYWFARAAADLRWLRVQHISVTGNQRVPKSEILALLDGLKGDSLLAIDLDRWRSRLLASPWVADATLRRRLPATIEVEIRERKPLGLARIGHELHLVDGTGTIDEFGPRYSDLDLPIIDGLVRDAVSPRPRVDHARAQTVGRLMADLRTRPALARRVSQIDVSDAHDVHVILDGDSAVLRLGDTQFAERLQTFADLQATLRQRVPEIDYVDLRFGERVYVGPARGTTGAAARPATTPPSRDPSERHQP